The Lathyrus oleraceus cultivar Zhongwan6 chromosome 5, CAAS_Psat_ZW6_1.0, whole genome shotgun sequence genome includes the window gtgtcctctttcgtaagtccatgttcagatggcaatccttaacccctagttagtcgaactacgacaactatgattctcatgttcagatgagatacgtaggcacgagacgcgatgtcttgtcgagtttgactgacaactaacaactaatctttgtttgCTTTCACCCTTGTTTCGactcttttctctcgccctcgttgcgatcgagaccttccctttctcttgccctagttgcaatcgagacccttgttcccgtagttagttgaactacggtttgctctgattatcattccagatgagatacgtaggcataagatgcgatgtcttagcgagcacacttctctttaacccataagtagccgagctacgaagactctgattctcatgttcagatgagatacgtaggcagtggatgcgacatccttgcgagtcattttctttcgaccttcttttagcagataatacattagatatacctacacctTTTAGACTAGAACAAtaagagtggatcccgtagagtactacagatgcgtaggggtgctaataccttccctccgtataatcgactcccgaacccaagatttggttgcgagaccttgtcttttcctctcttcaggttttcttcgatcgtttcctttccctcctttgggataaataatgaacggtggcaactcttctgttttcttttcctcgccggttgttttttcgcacgTTGCGACACAAGGAAATGCCCATCGGCTACAAGAAGATCACATTAGTACGATCGGACCTCAATTTAACGAATTACAAGCGGCTAGAAACAATTAGATAACAACTCGTCATAGTAAGCTTGTGATTTGGGAGACAGGCAGGCGCCCCATTTTCCCAACTTCGCATTTTCTTCGGGTGGGGGGTTGTTCACAACTGTCTTCCCTCGATCGGAGGGGTCTTCAGGATGCTCATTCAACTGTATGTTGTTGTCGTTCGGGTTTCCATATGATTGCTCCTTCAGCTTTTGGATCTCTTCTAGCTTCTGATTCAGCTTGTACTGGTTCTGGCGAAGGGTGACTTCTAGTTGTTTGTTGCAGCTTCTTTCATCCTTCAACTCCTTCTTACAAGCTTTGAAGTTTCTTCATTTGCTCCATGTGTTCTAGTTCTGATTTACCAACTCGATATTGGGCTTCGGCTAACTGCTTCTTTTTGGTCGTCAAACTGGCATAAGTTCCTTTAAGGGTGTCACCCCCTTTGAGTCTTTTGAAAACCCTCTGTCTGTACCTCATCATCAGCTTGGCGAACTCGGTCTCTCTTCTGATTCATATTGAATTTCAAGGTCTCTTTCTCCAATGAGATCTTAGCAAGCTTAGATTTGAGATCGTCATTCTCTTTCTCTAAAGTCTTGATAGCCTTCTTCAATTCATCCATCTCGGAATTTGGATGGTTCTCTAGCTCAGAGGATTGGAGGTTCATGGATGGTTCGGGTGGGAACGACAATAAGACCTCACTAACTCTGCTTTTGACCCAACTGGTGTAATCTTCCTTGGCGACACAATTCTTCTTACCCATCTCTACTCTTCCTTGAGGACAAATCGACCCCCAAGCCTTGACAATCTTCTTGATCAACTCTGGATCTTCGACTCCTTCGTATAAAACAAAACCTTCTACACTTTCGAGATCAGGTTTGTCCACCATAGGATATCCAAGTTGTCACAATGCTAACCTTagattgtagttgattcctccttttgtaccaagaagaggcacattaggaaaaTCCCCACAATTGAGGATGAGCTTGATACCATCGTACACTCGAGAATACCAAGGAATCCCTTCGGCCTTTAAGGACATGACCCTCTGGGACCATTTCAGATTATCTTTGTTCTCAACAAAAGGACCTTCACTGGGTAGATGCAAAATAAACCATCTATACAGTAAAGGGGTGCAACAGACGATAGTCCCTTTCTTCTTCTGGGTCCTTACGTGAATGGAATAGTAAGTATCATCAAGAAGAGTGGGAATTGGGTTCTGAGTCAAGAAGATGTGAATAACAGCCAAGTCCACGAACTCCTCCATATTCGGaaacaagacaatcccatagatgAGTAAAGCTAGATAGGCGTTGAAGGCCGTCCAGCTTCCAGCTTCAGCAAAAGTGATAACTTTGTCTACGAGAAACTTGGAGGTGAAGCCATGGATTCCACCTTTTGGTTTCAGGTTCAATTCTATCTCCTTCTTTCCCATATGAAGAGCTTCAACAAGTTCTCGATATTCAGGAAGTTCCTTAGTGCGGATGTAGGGCACCTGGTTCTTTATCTTGATACCCAAAATATATGAATACTCTTCCAATGTCAGCGTTAGCTGATAGTCTTGGAAAGTAAAGCACCTTAGTGgtggatcgtagaactgcaccaagGTGTGCACAGCGGTGATGTTGACCTCGGTGTTCAGAATTCCCAGCAGGTTACCATACATTTCCTTGAAGGCGTCTTTGTGAGTCAGGTCTAAACGTGCCCCAAGTCCTCTCAACACAGCCAATGGAGGTTCCACAAACTTGTAATTGTGGATGCTCTTCCTCTCGGGATTCATGCTTCGCTTCAATTGCTTGGTGAATAGAATGGACTCTTCGATTCCTGGAAAAGACATGCATATGCAAAAATTTGGTCATGATGAATGATAATGCAATGATGACATGATAATAAGTCACGTGGGGTCGGAACCATAGCAAGTTCTGGATAATCTGTAAGTGCCATATGTTGCAAGTACAAAAGTTCGACGTAGAATGAGTATCAAGGTAGGTAGAGTTTATGGTTTCCTGCAATGaaaacccatatccccctcacaagtgtggactatgctccaaggtggtccctagaaggtctcccagaatcatcgactcgaaatgaaaataccctgccgtagtgaatactcacaggaaaaaagtacttccaagtgaatctagtctgggtgtggttcCCGTGACCCCCAACGTGCGAAACGCAGGtgtacacgactatccacgagtctaacctatgtgtatactaagctcgggtatagagctttCCTCTCATGTAATCTAACCCATCCCAACAACAGTGTAACAAATATATCCATAATATAAAGCGAATGCGATAAATAAAAGCGAGTAAAGCTATGAGTTAAGCACCTAAACTAGCGAGGGGACAACCTAAACT containing:
- the LOC127080177 gene encoding uncharacterized protein LOC127080177 is translated as MNPERKSIHNYKFVEPPLAVLRGLGARLDLTHKDAFKEMYGNLLGILNTEVNITAVHTLVQFYDPPLRCFTFQDYQLTLTLEEYSYILGIKIKNQVPYIRTKELPEYRELVEALHMGKKEIELNLKPKGGIHGFTSKFLVDKVITFAEAGSWTAFNAYLALLIYGIVLFPNMEEFVDLAVIHIFLTQNPIPTLLDDTYYSIHVRTQKKKGTIVCCTPLLYRWFILHLPSEGPFVENKDNLKWSQRVMSLKAEGIPWYSRVYDGIKLILNCGDFPNVPLLGVEDPELIKKIVKAWGSICPQGRVEMGKKNCVAKEDYTSWVKSRVSEVLLSFPPEPSMNLQSSELENHPNSEMDELKKAIKTLEKENDDLKSKLAKISLEKETLKFNMNQKRDRVRQADDEVQTEGFQKTQRG